A part of Ammospiza nelsoni isolate bAmmNel1 chromosome 9, bAmmNel1.pri, whole genome shotgun sequence genomic DNA contains:
- the LOC132076566 gene encoding nascent polypeptide-associated complex subunit alpha, muscle-specific form-like gives MLPTLPLSAFAPSSESRARRDRSCGSLLPRRPTASANVDGDTMRPEELPLPKGTATRQPHSQILTPPPTQPRSCPKTASLSLTHRRDVRRSPTPGLKPLPGLKSARDSRALATAYRAALVPKASGGSFSPVPGRSPLTGRAPHTGCQLKGAQRLPDPQPAYRPVHTQGATELGLPPRQQEPDSRVRHSSSRPKAEGPPAQPRGQGGHTPGPMTPGPTPLKDRGQGHPPDYRGSLQPPAEARGRTEPHLRGRPLLPGTPQQAYGAQALACAPLGQAGARPQRSTATQPSAEPREPPLRGRQPRGASPKQGQRRERALRHGTSASCPLARARERSFLLPG, from the exons atgctgcccacgctgccgctAAGCGCCTTTGCGCCGTCCTCAGAAAGCAGGG ccCGAAGAGAccgctcctgcggctcgctcttgcctcgccgtcCCACGGCTTCTGCAAACGTCGACGGGGACACAATGAGGCCTGAGGAGCTCCCGCTGCCAAAGGGAACCGCCACCcgacagccccacagccagatcCTCACGCCACCACCCACGCAGCCCCGCAGCTGCCCAAAAACCGCCAGCCTCAGCTTGACTCACCGTCGCGACGTCCGGCGCAGTCCCACgcc GGGGCTCAAGCCGCTGCCCGGACTAAAAAGTGCCCGGGACTCCAGAGCACTGGCCACCGCTTACAGGGCGGCTCTGGTCCCCAAGGCCTCTGgaggctccttctctccagttCCGGGGCGCTCCCCGCTAACGGGGCGGgcgccccacacaggctgccagctgaagggagcacaaaggctCCCAGACCCGCAGCCTGCTTACAGGCCGGTCCACACCCAGGGAGCCACAGAGCTCGGCCTTCCCCCAAGGCAACAGGAACCGGACTCTAGAGTCAGGCACTCGAGCTCACGGCCTAAAGCCGAGGggccaccagcccagccccgaggacagggagggcacacgcccGGCCCCATGACTCCTGGCCCCACGCCTCTGAAAGACCGGGGCCAGGGACACCCGCCTGATtacagggggtccctccaaccgcCCGCTGAGGCCAGGGGGCGCACAGAACCCCACTTACGGGGCCGCCCCCTGCTGCCCGGCACCCCCCAGCAAGCATACGGAGCGCAGGCTCTGGCCTGTGCCCCACTCGGACAGGCTGGAGCCCGGCCGCAGCGCAGCACGGCAACACAGCCGTctgcagagccccgggagcctcCTCTCCGAGGCCGCCAGCCACGTGGCGCCAGCCCGAAGCAGGGCCAAAGGCGGGAGCGTGCCCTGCGGCACGGCACTTCTGCAAGCTGCCCCCTGGCAAGGGCCCGGGAGCGCTCGTTCCTGTTGCCTGGCtaa